The Oreochromis aureus strain Israel breed Guangdong linkage group 7, ZZ_aureus, whole genome shotgun sequence region agtaaacagtcttccataAACAAAACTCCTGAGGGGATCCAGTTTCTACCAGCTCAATTAAAGCACTTAGTAATTAAGCTAATGCACGTTACTCTAACTCACCAGATTCACCAGCTGTAAAACAAGCACCTCAATGAGTGTTTTGGACATTTCCTTTGTACTAGCATGGCAAAAGCATGCCGGAGGACTGACAAGACTATATAAAATACCTCAGAAACTCAAAATTGAGCAGTGCACGAGAAAAACATGCCTGCAGTGTCCCACCTTACATAAACCTTACCCATAGAAAGTATTCAAAGATATATTTTTTGAAGGTTACTCTATGTGAAAACAAACATGTCCAACCATTTGAATGTATTTATCCAAAGGATATCTGATGACCTCCACAGGGTAGCGGATTTCAGCTTTAAGCTCAAagggagcagcagcagctcgtCCTATAGTCCACAGGGGCATCGGGCAGGACAGCACTGTGGTCACTGTGGCaggaaaacaaaatacacatttaCAACATTTGACTAAATCCACATCAAACCGAACAAGAGCAGCGCCTTTGTCAACTCACAGTTTCTGTCCTGGTAGGTCCTGATTATGTTCTCGAGGTCATACGCACTCGCAAAGGGGCTGGAGCCGTCGATCACCGACTCCTTAGCATCAACGCAGAGGAAGAGAAAACATAGCACATTAACATATAAACATCCCCCATAGCATGTATTAACACTGACACAGCAAAGATGCATGATGTAGTACAACTATATATTTGTACTGTGATTATTTCGATATCTAAAATCAACGTGCTGAAGGGCACAGGTGCTGGTCCTCATTAATACTGTACAAAATCATCTTTATCGATCCaaccatttaatttaattatttaagaaATAGGAGTATGACTGCATAAAGCAGAGTGAGTGTACCAAATAAGCAGCGTTAGACCCGCTCAATCAGCTGCTAGCAGTTCTTGTACCTACGGATGGACAGACATCACTAGATGAATTACTCTGATATTAAagtaaacattaaataaatacttCAGGAGTATTTTATgcagatttgttttattttatgtggagtTACATTTGCTGAGGATGTCTCGGTCACACATATTCTAAATAATGACATCATATGGATACAAATATGGGCAGGTGCTTCTTTGACACTATCATGTTTACACCCAGTGTAAAAGCGTGTTCAGTGGGCTGTTGCTGTGGTAGTGAGTGCAGCACACAGAGGCTTGCCTGTACAGAAGACAGTAAAGATAAAAAGCTACTGTTCTGCTGTGAATGACCCTTCTTATAAAGCAAGACGCTTGGGATGTGGTTGGTGTGTTTAATTTAACATTAGCAAACATTGTTAGCAAACCAAATACATGCATACTACAATGACACTAACCACTGAAGCACGAACCTTTTGGATATCAGATCTTAAAAGTGCctttctgctctgctccaggCTCAGAATGTGGTAGCAAAGCACTCATCTACTCGAAAGGGTGTAGCAAGAGAAAAAGGTGGTGATCCCGTGTCCTCttacattataaatattgtAGAGCCCCCTGTGAGGCAAAGGCGTCCTCTGCTGCAGCCTCAGGTCTCCGCTGATGAACAGCTTCGCTCCGGGGACACAAGAGGAGTGCTGCACGTATGCCAGACTCTGCATCACCACGGTGGACATCCGCtaggaaaacaacaacaacaaacatttcGCTCTGCTTGAGCTGAACAACTGGCCGTAGACGGTCCTGAAGGCCCTGCCATGGTGCTGTCATACTGAAGgccacattttattatttacaaCACTTTGAAATACCCGTTATTAAACAGGTAATATTTATTAACTATcaggaaaaatgtgtttagatATGTAATAATTGGTGCCCAAGCACTAAAAGTGTGAAGGTTATTTTAACTGCTCTGTTAATTATCAATATTTAGGCAAATGAATCGCTTTTTTGAGGCTTAAAAAATTCATGAAATTTTGCATACGCCTCAgatctggtgaaaatttacataaaatttacatattttaCTGATTTAGCATTTcaaaatggctctagagcgccaccgaTGCTGGCTATTATAAAGTACTACAGACACATAGCTGAGCTACATGAGTCAAATTTGGTAAACATGTAGCAGAGGCCCTCTCATTGTTGCTTGAATTCTATTTTTAGCAGGCAGAGTGAGAGAAATATTGACATTTAGAACTGCTTAAAAGGCTATAAAAAATCCCCAAAGCTactaaaactgataaaaatcaCATGTGGTGAGCTGTGCCTCTCAGCTCCAGCCCCACCATTACCTCACATGCTTTATCACGTTTCATAACATCAGTTtcataagtgaaagaaataaaCTTTTTATGGCTCCTTCTCAGGTTTAAAGTTTGTAGGAAGGCTTGTCTGATTAAAGTCCTACAGAGGAAAGGTCAAACCTAAACTATCTTAAGTCAGTAACGTGGACCTCTAGGCCATCTTATTGCTGTTGGTGCCTTTTTGGGGCATCTTTAGTGGTGAACCATGTTATTTATGGCTCAATGTGCAACCTTTAATTTGCACTAACTAGCTGAACAGATTCATAGAGCGTCTGTGCGAGTGGGTAATGCTGTGGGATACATACAAAGAGCTGGTAGCTGAAGGTGAGCAGCAGCTGAATGCTGTACACCTGCTCATTGGGCTTCAGAGGAAGCTGCAGCTGAAAGACCAGGAGGTCCAGTTTCCCATCCTGGTTCTGGTCCTCTTCTCTCACCTGCAAAGTGCAGTCACAGAAGAACAAAGCAGACTTTACTgttattaaaagtaaaaaatcatGTCTGTCCACTGTTCACTGTTTAGTATAAACAGTAACAAACATGATGTTTATTATGCAGGAACGGGCACTGTTTTAAATCAGGGCTTGCTGCTTAATAAACCCAGAATTTGGGAGTTTTCCAGCTTTTCGATGACAGTAAACTCAAACTGAGCAGCAAAAGCAATGTGAATATGCTCACTTGGACTACAAGGAAATATAACATAATTGACAACGGATTAATTATTGTATGAAATAAGAAAATCAAGGTAATACCCATGTGAGGCCCGTCAGTAGATTTGTGATGGTACAGTACAGACTTACCTAATGTTTTTgtacatttattacaattcgCTGTggagctgaaaaaacaaaaaaataaatgccaaATCTGCAGCTCTTCTATACTGACTGATTTTTTGTGGCGGTGTTGTATCGACATGGGGACACCAAACATTGATATGGCATTAAATAAATTGAATAATTACAATGAACAAGAAGCTGCATCTCATGCACCACCATCCTGAGATAACCGAGCAAACTTTCCATTCAACTGGCTCACCTGAAAAACATTGCTTCACTGGACACACTCGCCTTAACAAAGCTGCCTCCTAATTCAAAGCAAGCTAGCTGCTCAGCCACATAAATGAAATTCAACAGCAACCTTGTGACATTGACAAAAAATACCCACAGTACTAAATAATAACATAAACACCTTAAAACCCATCAAGGTGGCATGCTAAGTTATCATTTAATGGTCACGAGCCTGTTTAGCAAACCGCTTCcatgaacattttaacatgggagtctatggagACTGCCATACTCTTGGAGACGGCCCCAAAAGGGAATCAGTGGAACTGCATGTTTTTGGCACTTTGGCCttaacttcatttttcagccccaTAAGTTGCTGCTTgggtagggctgctcgattatggcaaaaatgataatcacaaTTTTccctctgtgaatggtactcatggccattgatcagtgttctttgatcagtgggttttggtcagtgattgttgatcaatggtcatgggtatttgcataattatgattaaggaactgacctcacagcccattgttccttcagtgggctggtttcagtcattatgcaaatgtactgtttataaggtttagggaaacctgcagtcagctgagactgaagaagtcacttggatgagtgacgaaacgtttctcccacaaaacgctacgtccagatgaacagattcaacttttggagataatcacaattattttcactgaaattgagatctcgattattggACGATATTTacttaacaataacaatgtattgaataatggctttaaagattgtcaaaaaatagtataaaatagtgtgcaaatactgattacagtggaaatgtttgcaatataaaaaataaaagaaaaatgtaaacatctatgtttagtgaacttcaaaatactgcataatatttgatccacgtctgactccgcgaacccataatgtttccacaccactgaagtcgttttatctctcttttcaaccaacggcattctttcttcagcagccgttatcctctcctctccaaataacttctgcttagctttcagagcttccctcgggtcctcttaattgttgtgacgcgtgttcaaaacgcagagaggtgcgctcgatttgccacacggagcagcgcaagagtaaagcacgagggaggtgctaataatcggctcagtcatttttaatgatcgttgaaagcccagatcgtaatcgagattaaaattcgattaattgagcagccctatgCTTGGGTGCTACTAATGAAAAACACTGACGCACTAACTAACTGGTTacatttctgctgtttctgcttttttcttcAGAATAACCTTTTAGGGTATTTTCTGCACACTTATTAAAGTGAAAAGCACaattcacacatacacagaatGAGCACGAAAATGAAGCTCATGCCACGGCAAAGTTTCTTACTTCTAAATTATGATTTTAGCATTACCACTAATCACCTGTCTAATCTCATCTAATCCAATCCAGTCACCTGCTAACCAATCAACTGTGAACACAGTGCTTAAGTTCATTACCTAAATATCATGGtccgcaggtctttcctccctgcagctgtcagactgtacaatcaaaactgctcccaacaaacatagagGTTTACATCAGCGCTGTAACTTGCACTATTTTATCAACCGATTCACACTATAACcagggtttgcctcttatctgtatttaatttaatttaatttaataactgtacagtactctgtttttggTAACCATTCAacttgatgtaaatatgtaaaaattgtgtatgtttctgttctgtgtcttgtgtactgtttatttgtatgtgtctttcttgctgctgttacacccaaatttccccttgtaggacaattaaaggattattctatatCTTCTATCAATTCTGCTGTAGTTTGTTACCAGAGAACTGATTTGAGTAGGGTGCTATGAACACATTCTTACAGTGACTGCAGGAATCCGGAGGTTGGCTCCTAGCATGTTGTTAAGTTGGGGGAAGGTGCTCCAGGCGACATATTCTCCCTGAGTACTGGTTGCTGCAACAAGCAGAGTCTGGTACTGGAATCTCACAACTGGCTGTTCCTCATAAGTGCTCCTTTTTATCCAAAAacctaaaattaaaaacaagtttGAAAACAGCGAGCACATATTTGTATCACTTATTATGACTCAAACTGTTCAGTTTTCTACAACTACCTACTTGGTGTAATTACAAACATATGCAAAATAAATCAGACTAACACccatttcaaaaaaataaataaattggtgAACCACTCCGTGGAGGTCTAGAGACTGGAGTTGAGATTATTGTGTGGGGAAATCCCACTAAACtccagtaaatcagcagtttctgaaacacccAAATCAACCGGTCTGGCTCCAACAACCATGCTGTATTCAAAGtcagtgaaaataataataaattacccTTCTTAAATTATTCTCATttagaaaacagaagcagcttGATGATGTTACTGACGAATTCTGTTTTCAACTCTGTTGTCATTTTACACATGGACACCACCAACCACTTGTTTATCAGTTGtaataataaacatgaaaataattacTGCCTGTGATGCAATCAAACAACCACGCGCAAtgctttctgtgtgttttctttttaaagcagaCATGAATTAAGCGTTTTAATGTTTCACAGTCATACAAGAGCAATAAGAGAAACCAGGAGCCTGTGATTCCTGACGGAGATAAATGAAGTCTGATGAATGAATCTTAATACGTGTATAAAAGCTTCAATCTGGAGTTTTAtcagtttaatttaaaacttCATGGCTTATGCCATGCTTTGATACCTAGCAGACTTGGGAGAATAGAGGAAGTGCCACAGGATTTTGCCTTCCCAGCTAACATTATTTACAACTATGGAGATCCCATTGCGTGGCGCAACCCTGGTGCTATTCCATGAGTGACGTGCAAACAAATATTTTGCTTCAATTAGCGTGGCATGCGTGGCTGCTAAAGGGTGTAGTTTTTAGAGCGCATGTAGAGTTTCTGGACCGTAAATGTACCTTGGCTCCTGTAAGCAACCAGCAGAGGCGGGATGTAGGTGAGGCACAGAACCACAACCAGGAACAGCGTGGCTTTCGTGCACACGCTGGTTTTGTACCGAATCAAAGCCGGGTGAGAGTACACCTCATAGGAAGCCATAAGTGTGCTGGAGGTATAAACAGCTCAATCTTCCAGATAGCAAAGATGCTAACCGACGGAAAAACCCTCGGAGGACCAGCGTGGGCAAACCGACAATAAAATGCTAAGGAAGCATAAATTATCCCTTAGCCATCCAACCGCTTCCGTAATGAAGTGACTCTAGTAGGGCATTGGTCAAAAAACACAGTGAATTAACGTGCTATTTATGTTAGCACCAAGTACCGCGCCATGTTCCTTCCTAGCTTAGCGTCTGGCGGTTGCCATGGCTGCCAGTGTTCGCGTTTGTGCTGCATTCACGCGATAGCAGCACGGTGAGCACACTTAGCAGAGgtcacacaaaacagaaaaaaaaaacagaagcagaaaagCTTTGCATGCAGGGATTCCATGTTTTTGTGCTTACTTTGCATTTATTTCTTGTAATTTGAGGATACTTTGGGTCTCTGATTatcttttagtttttctttcacgTTGTTTTGGGTCTCTTTGCGTCTCGGTCGTTTTGCATCTGGTCAATTTGCATCTGTTTCAGGCCACTTTTGCGTCTGTTTTAAGTTGCGAACTGAAAACAGACGCAAATACATGTCTGCGAACATGtctgttgttatttatttatttttattactttctgTTCATTTTGCATCCCTTTAAGACTGTTTTGCATGCCAATCCagatattctttatttttcactatGCAGTCACATAACGAAATTTTGTGTGGTAGTTCTCATCTTAAAACAAGACATTAGTTGCTACAAGATatgtaaataattataaatatacTCAATAGaaaattaatcaaaattaaaaataattttgtgtttgttactattattattatttattttatttttatttatggatggttggatgggtTCATTATGCATTAACACGGATGTCAAACTCAAATTTTACATTGTGGCCCACATACAGATAGGTGGGCCAGACAAGTGAAACTCTGCTTATTGTCATTGACCAGAGGTTTAACTGCACATTTATAGCCCAAATAGTTACATGATAACGTTTTTCTAATGTAGTTAGTGAAAAAGTAACACCAGTCTTAATGACTCTGGGCTTAAATTGtaaaaaattaatgtgtaaaattacagaaacaaTTTTGCTATCTCACTgtctagaccaggggtcagcaaccctGGGCGCGAAGGGTTGACTGttggcacgaccatagctggactggccatcaggTATATCGGGCATTTGCCCGggccgatgatttttttttttttttcttgtacaatgaaacaatgaaaggtggtggattggccagatgctggccgatgtataaaaataagtcagttgtttggtggtggctatggcggagcttccacagaggccagcgggtggatgagggaaaggggaggcaggaggaggagagaccgagtgtcaggtgaacttaacttcaggtaagaagttatgacctgcagtctatctgggtcagatataaaacaagtttaggtggagtttattttcgttgtgctgactttttacagtcagttacaataactcgtactgcgtactagctagcatgacggattttctatacagctgggtgtgtgctatgatgttactgatagtgaactttattttattcataaggttagtagagttgccaactttcccctaaaaaacggaatcgtctcgtattcagctgaaaaggaacacagtttgtcccggacttcagctaggatgaaaaagacacaaagccgGAGTGTttctgtctttacgctgtcagctgcctcttcttctctcattctctcccctctctctcctgttgctacttcaatcatgaaactgatcaatgatcagctgatcggcttttctctcttgtttgtttatcgcccactttgcgccagaaagaggaaaccagcggatttcgcgctaaacaacagcggtacgtttaagcttgatcagctgttgttcgaatttatttaatattaatttctagtatcagctgatgtttgctggagccacagctgtaaaagctgctggtcatgatatcggtttggatatgtggtgagagggaaacatgaagatgaaaccaggagatgtccttactgaatcatcagagctgaacaggtgatggagaaacaggtttaccttttaggtgacatgaatgagttgaagggaagttatgaactgtttctgagagacaaataacaccaggatccttttctaagtagctgacagctggtaactgtgcaggggcgggtctagcaaagctttggcaggggggccaggtagggcattaacagggaaaggggggcacaaagaaatacttttctttcttattcacatttaaaatgtctcgcttttaataaataattatctgaatcttacaaccaaagtttttatcagATGTATagaatgtatagaaatcatacatataccaacaagactgtacatcactgtcacaaaagcgtttgttttcattcaaaggctttatggcttttcctataatacctggtgggccggtctctagtcaaaatgcccgggccgattttttgtcccagtccagccctgggcacgacacgcagtgaattaatctgagaaggtgcattaaaaaaataaatggccgggCCAGTGGCGCACATCACAAATTAGCTCGCATAGACACATTAATTGTGCCGCTTCTTAATGAtggtatcttagctaacaaccccaactaccagattcaacttgtaattggctaaaaataacttagcctaccggtgagagggacgttgctagctggcagttttttcaagcgatgttgaaatttccacattccgacacttcaaatgcttcaggagctgcCCGCTCAGTGCAGCATCAGCACAGCGGAAATACACAGATACATCCGtagactcgagacagaattcacaatgcgtttttgggactttcaggtgtatggaccaatgtttttttttctgatcaaaccagaaagctttaatgagcagctggatttgtctcacattaactggctgagttaatgccaggtAATGCGACATCaaaatgcagctgattgaaaTAAAAACCTCGACTCTGTggggtcaaagtttgcagaaatacagacacagctggaatccacagctgtgtgtgttcatggagcttgcattttcacctgctggacatcactacctgacaagtttaactgtcttgagaacattgcagaggccttattgacagtatttggctctacatatctgtgtgagcagattttctctcacatgaagaGTGTCCTcgggtagccgtctgaatgctggacactcggagacctgtgtctctgagtgggagaccagagatcacattaacatgtgtatccctgtattaacaaacatgccatattggcccagttcatttttcttatcattgttgtgaggagaccataaatagcatttgcgttttctgttgtacagttcatttactcttatggagttcttgttatggataaaaagagtctttttttggtttcaaaatagctgatagctgccaacatctgcgaacagatataattctataaagttgttctatatagtgtgtaactgtcagtgttgggtaagttactttaaattagtaacttagttacattactagttacttctctaaaaaagtaactcagttacttcaagttactcgttactttcaaagtaactagttactagggaaagtaactttggttttactcagaattctcttgttaatgtgttgcttcagtcttctagcttgcttacttgccacaagtgcactgtgccacctaccaatagaaaggaaaaaataatgtgcacatttccaccagagaaatcccacgcctggaccgtcgttgaccgccgccatgattctagcctgctttttacatccaacacaaaaactgcagtcgtggtgcttttgattgtactcagaacttggaaattctgccttctgaataggaagatgtaggtaacaccagactgcagatgagctgcatacagacctggactgggacaaaaaaatcgtcccaggcattttgactagagaccggcccaccattataggaaaaatcataaagcctttgaatgaaaataaacactgttgtgacagtgatgtacactgttctgatggtatatatgtatcaatctatcaattgtttgttgtaagactcagataattattttttttaaaagcgagacattttaaatgagaataataaagaaaagtatttccttgtgcccccttttcctgttaatgccctacctggcccctggcaacactttgctagacccgcccctccacagttaccagctgtcagctacgtagaaaaggatgctggtgttatttgtctctcagaaacagttcataacttccttcaactcattcatgtcacctaaaaggtaaacctgtttctccatcacctgttcagctctgatgattcagtaaggacatctcctggtttcatcttcatgtttccctctcaccagataaccaaaccgatatcatgaccagcagctttacagctgtggctccagcaaacatcagctgatactagaaattaatattaaataaattctaacaacagctgatcaagcttaaacgtgctgctgttgtttaacgcgacatccgctggtttcctctttctggcgcaaagtgggcgataaataaacaagagagaaaagccgatcagctgatcattgatcagtttcgtgattgaagtataAAGcggggagaggagagaatgagagaagaagaggcagctgtgcagcttcagctttgtgtcttttcattgtagctgaagtccgggacaaactgtgttccttttcacctcagtacgaaacgcgtaatattttctctgaatacgaggcgatttgttttttacgggacggttggcaactctaataattaaccgtatgaacaaaataaagttcaacatcagtaacatagcacccacacagctgtatagaaactccgtcatgctagctagcacgcagtacgaaaatgtcagcataccgaaaataaactccacctaaacttggtttatatctgactccgatagactgcaggtcataacttcttacctgaagttcagttcacctgacacgcggaccggcggccgctttgggtctctcctcttgcctcccttttccttcatccacctgctggcttccaccacttgttattgaatctgtggaagctccgcgatatccaccacacgaagtaacgagtaacgagcctatctaaatcccagtaacgagtaacgcgttcctggttttggcataataac contains the following coding sequences:
- the tmem231 gene encoding transmembrane protein 231, whose product is MASYEVYSHPALIRYKTSVCTKATLFLVVVLCLTYIPPLLVAYRSQGFWIKRSTYEEQPVVRFQYQTLLVAATSTQGEYVAWSTFPQLNNMLGANLRIPAVTVREEDQNQDGKLDLLVFQLQLPLKPNEQVYSIQLLLTFSYQLFRMSTVVMQSLAYVQHSSCVPGAKLFISGDLRLQQRTPLPHRGLYNIYNESVIDGSSPFASAYDLENIIRTYQDRNLTTVLSCPMPLWTIGRAAAAPFELKAEIRYPVEVISYRPGFWETIKFAWIQYVSILLIFLWVFERIQTFVFQNQVLTTVPVPVGKPHMS